Proteins co-encoded in one Neoarius graeffei isolate fNeoGra1 chromosome 11, fNeoGra1.pri, whole genome shotgun sequence genomic window:
- the si:ch73-340m8.2 gene encoding tyrosine-protein kinase SRK3: MGNSACSCCLLCLKEKEAVIDVHKLVYKSICEYPCNTLSDLTLRRGDILEVIEEGERWVFAKKISPQHDKKGFTEEQIHVPRDFVKPVDSLEAQPWYFENITNRTGAKRCLLRPENSEGAFLVWRSTENNCFYLSVKNGPYARHYKIRETESDKRFYLVSRKTFQTLPELVRSYSKHQDGLCARLNLPCIMLDNPSLPSLSYEEQWEIDRNSLTKVKKLGSGEFGEVWHGMWNNMIDVAIKEFRVISPDIQTEIKIMKELQHKHLLRLYAVCTVDEPFCIVTELMKNGSLKKYLISHKELRDVEFTLMVDFAVQITEGMEYLESKNIVHRDLRADNILLTEMLSCKIADFGLAQFIFPQDQQLSSGKVPIKWMAPEIFAGKDYTKKCDVWSFGILLTEIITYGNDPYPDMDNVACIQAIQRGERMERPSDCPVTLYDIILLCWHSNPDERPAFMELHDKLSALIPEPVVVLDENFATVDIN, from the exons ATGGGCAATAGTGCCTGCTCTTGCTGTTTGCTGTGTTTGAAGGAAAAGGAAGCAGTTATAGATGTGCACAAACTAGTGTACAAATCGATCTGCGAATACCCCTGTAATACCCTGAGTGATCTGACACTCAGAAGAGGTGATATCTTGGAGGTGATTGAAGAAGGGGAACGCTGGGTATTCGCAAAGAAAATCTCACCTCAGCATGACAAGAAAGGATTTACTGAAGAACAGATCCACGTACCAAGAGACTTTGTTAAACCAGTGGATAGTTTGGAGGCACAGCC ATGGTATTTTGAAAACATCACAAATCGCACTGGGGCCAAAAGATGTCTTCTGAGACCAGAAAACAGTGAGGGTGCATTTCTtgtgtggagaagtacagagaataaTTGCTTCTACCTTTCAG TCAAGAATGGGCCCTATGCAAGGCATTACAAAATTAGGGAAACAGAATCTGACAAGCGGTTTTACCTTGTTAGTCGGAAAACATTTCAGACCCTTCCTGAGTTAGTGCGATCATATTCCAAACATCAGGATGGACTTTGTGCACGCCTTAACCTCCCTTGTATTATG CTGGACAATCCATCTCTTCCCAGCCTGTCATATGAGGAACAATGGGAAATTGACCGAAACTCTTTGACAAAAGTGAAGAAGCTTGGCAGTGGGGAATTTGGAGAAGTGTGGCACGGGATGTGGAACAATATGATAGACGTGGCTATTAAAGAGTTTCGAG TTATCAGCCCAGATATTCAGACAGAGATAAAGATCATGAAAGAACTTCAGCATAAACACCTACTCAGGCTGTATGCTGTGTGCACTGTTGATGAGCCCTTCTGTATTGTTACCGAGCTCATGAAAAATGGAAGCTTGAAGAAATACCTGATCA GTCACAAAGAGTTGAGAGATGTTGAGTTTACACTCATGGTGGACTTTGCAGTGCAG ATTACAGAAGGGATGGAATATTTGGAGAGCAAGAACATAGTTCACAGAGACTTGAGAGCTGATAATATCCTACTGACTGAAATGCTGTCTTGCAAGATAGCAGATTTTGGATTAGCTCAGTTTATTTTTCCCCAGGATCAGCAGTTATCTTCAG GTAAAGTCCCAATAAAATGGATGGCACCTGAAATCTTCGCTGGAAAGGACTACACAAAAAAATGTGACGTCTGGTCTTTTGGGATCCTCTTGACTGAAATTATAACATATGGAAATGATCCATACCCAG ACATGGACAATGTGGCTTGTATTCAGGCCATTCAGAGGGGAGAAAGGATGGAACGACCATCAGACTGCCCTGTAACATTGTATGATATCATATTACTGTGCTGGCATTCCAACCCTGATGAAAGGCCAGCATTCATGGAGCTTCACGATAAGTTAAGTGCTCTGATCCCAGAACCTGTTGTGGTGCTTGATGAGAACTTTGCTACTGTAGATATAAACTGA